A stretch of Lentisphaera araneosa HTCC2155 DNA encodes these proteins:
- a CDS encoding HEAT repeat domain-containing protein, whose translation MKQWLTLTLMLASLPSFAQKLEKTLYSDHTKTPCPAVIAASPYGDVFVGVDQQGSLGKKINMGVIKRLRDTNNDGVADQVTDYVTIDNPRGIVSIGNKLIVLHCSQKDGKVYGQDITVFTDADNDGVADGPGKILVKGIGNPKFVQSRGADHCTNNIRLGVDGWLYISVGDFGFVDAEGADGKKLTFYGGGVARVRPNGHELEMFIHGTRNVYDVAIDPFMNVFARENTNDGVGWWVRFSHYIQSGEYGYPCLYKKFIEDMVPALGMYGGGSGTGALFLQEPSWPKEYNNKPLMADWGRSMIFIHDVKADGPSFTDQPKDFLKVSQVADLDVDASGRMYVAAWAGAGYKGNPQKGYVERYVPEGWEYKAFPNLTKASKAELLAFIDSESFTARIYAQQEILARKDQAYLSDLKQLAKSAKTLEARVAAVYTLAQLGESAAFSHLEELSQDKDLREHAIRLMGDRETFNQKADVKLIAQYLQDENPRVRIAASVALGRIGKQQVADQLLTLARPPQSQMKKEKNFTNYTSPKVTYKNSSVDIKVDLSQYSVLNLVVDSLGNNGGDHAAWVDPVIELKNGEKVDLTKVKWEKAKGGWGKTLVNKDCRGQELKNLKKESIKGIGTHAQSSIVYKLPKGAKYFTAKGMISLGAHKEASVKFIVSSEASKNSKSSKNTPTVCSTPNPSIIIPHMARQALVNLQAYEAVIKGLNSADKKQQSAALNTMKFMHDKLIVDALIERLSSADEELKIQIYSVLMRLQQKDVDWDGSTWWSTRPDPRGPYFEPTSWEQSKRIAEVLNKYLASHSGQKRQVIEAEVTKNRCNLDGKVQSTQDQKPKKAGDVKVGKSAIEDVVIYLSKHKGNKKKGKEIIKTVGCIACHNIAHGQVIKGPDLTKLGKMSKEALAESILKPGASIAKSWVTIQMNDGSSHLGTLVKKDSKQVVLHNIAGIATKLDATKIKKTEPGLNMMSLHLVDGLSLQQFADLIEYLKSMDSKK comes from the coding sequence ATGAAACAATGGCTCACACTCACTTTGATGCTAGCAAGTTTACCTAGCTTTGCCCAAAAACTCGAAAAAACTCTTTATTCTGATCATACGAAAACGCCTTGTCCAGCCGTCATTGCCGCTTCGCCTTATGGTGATGTCTTTGTTGGTGTGGATCAACAGGGTTCTTTAGGCAAAAAAATTAACATGGGGGTGATTAAACGCCTTCGCGATACGAATAATGACGGCGTTGCGGATCAAGTCACAGATTATGTGACGATTGATAACCCGCGTGGGATTGTTTCTATTGGAAACAAATTGATTGTCCTTCACTGTTCTCAAAAGGATGGCAAAGTTTATGGCCAAGATATTACTGTGTTTACGGATGCAGATAATGATGGTGTGGCTGATGGTCCCGGAAAAATTCTCGTCAAAGGCATTGGCAATCCCAAATTTGTCCAAAGTCGTGGTGCGGACCACTGCACAAATAATATTCGCTTAGGTGTTGATGGCTGGCTCTATATTTCTGTAGGGGATTTCGGCTTTGTTGATGCAGAGGGAGCCGATGGCAAGAAGCTCACTTTTTACGGTGGTGGAGTGGCGCGCGTTCGTCCCAATGGTCATGAATTAGAAATGTTTATTCATGGGACGCGAAATGTTTATGATGTGGCCATCGATCCCTTTATGAATGTCTTTGCGAGAGAAAATACCAACGATGGTGTGGGCTGGTGGGTTCGCTTCAGTCACTACATTCAATCGGGAGAATATGGTTATCCCTGCTTGTACAAAAAGTTTATCGAAGACATGGTCCCTGCCTTGGGCATGTATGGTGGCGGTTCTGGTACGGGTGCCCTTTTCCTTCAAGAGCCCTCATGGCCTAAGGAATACAATAATAAGCCTCTCATGGCGGATTGGGGGCGATCAATGATTTTTATTCATGATGTAAAAGCCGATGGACCTTCTTTTACAGATCAACCTAAAGATTTTCTCAAAGTGTCTCAAGTCGCTGACTTGGATGTGGATGCTTCGGGTAGAATGTATGTGGCTGCTTGGGCAGGTGCTGGCTATAAAGGCAATCCCCAAAAAGGTTATGTTGAACGCTATGTGCCCGAGGGCTGGGAATACAAAGCTTTCCCAAATTTAACAAAGGCCTCTAAAGCTGAACTTTTAGCTTTTATAGATTCTGAGAGTTTTACCGCACGTATTTATGCACAGCAAGAAATTTTAGCGCGAAAAGATCAGGCTTACCTCAGTGATTTAAAGCAATTGGCGAAGTCCGCAAAAACACTTGAAGCACGTGTGGCAGCTGTTTATACTTTGGCACAATTAGGCGAAAGTGCGGCTTTTAGTCATTTAGAAGAACTGAGTCAAGATAAAGATCTTCGTGAGCATGCGATTCGCCTCATGGGAGATAGAGAAACCTTTAATCAGAAAGCCGATGTAAAGTTAATCGCTCAGTACTTACAAGATGAGAATCCTCGTGTGCGAATTGCCGCAAGTGTGGCTTTAGGCAGAATCGGCAAGCAGCAAGTTGCCGATCAATTATTGACTTTAGCAAGGCCTCCTCAATCACAAATGAAGAAAGAGAAGAATTTCACTAATTACACGTCTCCCAAAGTGACTTATAAGAATTCTTCAGTGGATATTAAAGTGGATCTTAGTCAATACAGCGTTCTTAATCTCGTTGTTGATAGCCTTGGGAACAATGGTGGTGATCACGCGGCCTGGGTTGACCCAGTTATTGAGCTCAAGAACGGTGAAAAAGTTGATCTCACAAAAGTAAAATGGGAAAAAGCGAAAGGTGGCTGGGGCAAAACTTTAGTGAATAAGGATTGCCGAGGTCAAGAACTTAAAAATTTGAAAAAGGAGTCTATAAAAGGAATTGGGACTCACGCTCAATCGAGTATCGTATACAAGCTTCCTAAGGGAGCGAAGTACTTCACGGCTAAAGGAATGATCAGTTTAGGGGCTCACAAAGAAGCCTCAGTCAAGTTTATCGTGAGTTCAGAAGCGTCAAAAAATTCTAAAAGCTCAAAAAATACTCCGACAGTTTGTTCCACACCTAATCCCAGCATTATTATTCCTCATATGGCTCGCCAAGCCTTAGTGAATCTCCAAGCATATGAAGCCGTCATTAAGGGCTTAAATAGCGCGGACAAGAAGCAACAATCTGCAGCACTCAATACAATGAAGTTCATGCATGATAAACTTATTGTCGATGCCTTGATTGAACGTTTAAGCTCCGCAGATGAAGAACTGAAAATTCAGATCTACAGCGTGCTTATGCGTCTTCAGCAAAAGGATGTGGACTGGGATGGCAGCACTTGGTGGAGTACGCGACCAGATCCGCGCGGCCCCTATTTTGAGCCCACAAGCTGGGAACAATCGAAACGCATTGCAGAAGTGTTGAACAAGTATTTAGCGAGTCATTCGGGCCAAAAACGTCAGGTCATAGAAGCTGAGGTCACAAAAAATCGTTGCAATTTAGATGGCAAAGTACAAAGCACGCAAGATCAGAAGCCGAAAAAAGCTGGTGATGTGAAAGTGGGCAAATCGGCTATCGAAGATGTGGTGATTTACTTATCAAAACATAAAGGCAATAAGAAAAAGGGTAAGGAAATCATCAAAACCGTGGGCTGTATTGCCTGCCATAATATTGCACATGGACAAGTCATCAAAGGTCCTGACCTCACAAAATTAGGAAAAATGAGCAAAGAAGCCTTAGCTGAGTCCATTCTTAAGCCTGGTGCGAGTATCGCAAAGTCTTGGGTGACTATTCAGATGAATGATGGCTCAAGTCATTTGGGGACGCTGGTAAAAAAGGATTCCAAGCAAGTTGTTCTCCATAATATTGCGGGGATCGCAACGAAACTCGATGCAACGAAAATCAAAAAAACTGAACCTGGGCTCAACATGATGTCCTTGCATCTAGTCGATGGGCTAAGCTTACAGCAATTTGCCGATTTAATTGAGTACCTCAAGTCAATGGATTCTAAAAAGTAG
- a CDS encoding sulfatase, with product MKFRTLIFFSTFFLSSLSAQSAPNILFIAIDDMNDWTGFLGGHPQAQTPNMDSLAKEGVNFTNAHCSAPGCSPSRNALLYGIEPFNSGLYPFYEHEIHQDLHQKYTSLPRLLKENSYKTYGSGKIHHGPKDDSREWTDYYEPKNFKRLYAKGSGYQVGKSHKSSFRPTISPYEQHLDHQFVDYGIDILSQKHDKPFFLAVGIVKPHLPFNAPKTFFDALPEVIIAPEILNDDLKDVPKEAKDFLKTRDDRQFKKDKAWEDVRRAYLACISWADYNVGRLIKALEDSEYANNTIIVLWSDHGYHMGEKNTFRKFTLWEESTRVPFIIKDLRPNSNLMSANCTQAVSLINIYKTIADFANIKTPKYVDGVSLIPQLQNVEEKILYPTISSWGRGNYSVRSDDWRYTRYHDGTEELYFHKTDPNEWKNLAQNPEYKNQKLELKKHLPQTEQQVIEDYIAPWSLQGADKARLLKKKKSS from the coding sequence ATGAAATTTAGAACACTCATTTTTTTTAGTACTTTCTTTCTTAGTTCACTTAGTGCACAATCAGCACCTAATATTCTTTTTATTGCCATAGACGACATGAATGATTGGACTGGTTTTTTAGGTGGTCACCCTCAGGCACAAACACCTAATATGGATAGCTTGGCTAAAGAAGGTGTCAACTTTACCAATGCCCATTGTTCCGCCCCTGGCTGTTCCCCAAGTAGAAATGCGCTCTTGTACGGTATTGAACCCTTTAACTCGGGATTATACCCCTTTTACGAACACGAAATACACCAAGATTTACATCAGAAATACACCAGTCTCCCGCGCTTGCTTAAAGAAAACTCCTACAAGACCTATGGCTCTGGAAAAATTCATCATGGCCCCAAGGACGATTCTAGAGAATGGACGGATTATTATGAGCCAAAAAACTTTAAAAGACTCTATGCAAAAGGATCTGGCTACCAAGTCGGCAAATCTCATAAGTCATCCTTCCGACCCACCATATCACCCTATGAGCAACACCTTGATCATCAGTTCGTCGATTACGGCATAGACATTTTATCCCAAAAGCACGACAAACCTTTTTTCTTGGCTGTGGGCATCGTCAAACCCCACCTCCCCTTTAATGCGCCAAAGACATTTTTTGATGCGCTGCCAGAAGTGATCATTGCTCCAGAAATCCTTAATGACGACCTCAAAGATGTTCCTAAAGAAGCCAAAGATTTTCTAAAAACTCGCGATGACCGCCAATTCAAAAAGGACAAAGCCTGGGAAGATGTGCGTCGCGCCTACTTAGCCTGCATTTCTTGGGCAGATTATAATGTGGGCCGCCTAATCAAAGCTCTTGAAGACAGTGAGTATGCCAATAACACCATCATTGTCCTCTGGTCAGATCATGGCTACCACATGGGAGAAAAAAATACTTTCCGCAAATTCACTCTATGGGAAGAATCCACTCGAGTTCCTTTTATCATCAAGGATCTCCGTCCCAATTCAAATTTAATGAGTGCCAATTGTACTCAGGCCGTTTCACTCATCAATATTTACAAAACAATTGCGGACTTCGCAAATATCAAGACGCCAAAATATGTCGATGGCGTCAGCCTCATTCCACAATTACAAAATGTCGAAGAAAAAATACTTTACCCCACGATTAGTTCTTGGGGCAGGGGCAACTATAGCGTTCGCTCCGATGATTGGCGCTACACTCGTTACCATGATGGCACCGAAGAACTCTACTTTCACAAAACCGACCCAAATGAATGGAAAAACCTCGCCCAAAATCCAGAGTACAAAAATCAAAAACTTGAGCTCAAGAAACACTTGCCACAAACTGAACAGCAGGTCATCGAAGACTACATCGCACCTTGGAGCCTCCAAGGCGCAGATAAAGCTCGACTCCTCAAAAAGAAAAAATCTTCGTAG
- a CDS encoding GxxExxY protein, giving the protein MEKKTFLFKEESYLIQGAIFEVYKEMGPGFLEAVYQECLEKELMRQNIPYSSQTSLEIRYKDQILMQKYKPDFICFGQIILELKAVQEINSIHIAQVINYLKATGLGLGFIINFGHYPKVEIKRLVL; this is encoded by the coding sequence ATGGAAAAGAAAACATTTTTATTCAAAGAAGAATCGTACTTGATTCAGGGAGCCATTTTTGAGGTGTATAAAGAAATGGGGCCGGGTTTTTTAGAAGCGGTCTATCAAGAATGTCTAGAAAAAGAATTGATGCGTCAAAATATTCCCTATAGTTCACAAACTAGTTTAGAAATTAGATATAAAGACCAAATTTTAATGCAAAAATACAAACCAGATTTCATCTGTTTTGGTCAGATAATTTTAGAACTAAAAGCTGTTCAAGAAATAAATTCTATTCACATAGCTCAGGTGATAAATTATTTGAAAGCAACCGGCTTGGGCTTAGGTTTTATAATCAATTTTGGGCATTATCCCAAAGTGGAAATAAAGCGACTCGTTCTCTAG
- the mnmA gene encoding tRNA 2-thiouridine(34) synthase MnmA, with protein sequence MKIAMLLSGGVDSSVALRLLKEEGGHEITAFYLKIWLEDELAFLGECPWEEDMQYVRAVCEELDIPLQVVPLQKEYMDRVVSYVLAELKQGRTPSPDILCNERIKFGAFFDAIDETYDKVATGHYAQVQENEEGIFELLRAPDPVKDQTYFLSSLSQAQLSRALFPIGSLMKSRVRELAEEYDLPNKVRKDSQGICFLGKISYPDFVRFHLGEKQGDIIEIETDEKKGEHKGVWFHTIGQRSGLGLSGGPWYVVKKDLATNIVYISHKNGLEDQLRDEVTVNTVHWTSGKFPKNTNLKVKLRHGPQLVEARIMDLGESRVFIKLAEKDKGIAPGQSCIFYDDLICLGRGVIEK encoded by the coding sequence ATGAAAATTGCTATGCTTCTTTCGGGAGGGGTGGATAGCTCCGTGGCTTTACGCCTTCTCAAAGAAGAAGGCGGTCACGAGATCACGGCCTTTTACCTCAAGATTTGGCTTGAAGATGAACTCGCTTTCCTCGGGGAGTGCCCTTGGGAAGAAGACATGCAATACGTGCGTGCAGTCTGTGAGGAACTCGATATTCCTCTGCAGGTTGTGCCACTTCAAAAAGAATACATGGATCGCGTTGTTTCCTACGTTTTGGCTGAGCTCAAACAAGGTAGAACCCCGAGTCCAGATATTCTCTGTAATGAGCGCATCAAATTCGGTGCCTTTTTCGATGCGATTGACGAAACTTACGATAAAGTGGCCACGGGTCACTACGCTCAAGTTCAAGAAAATGAAGAAGGCATTTTTGAATTGCTCCGCGCTCCCGATCCAGTTAAGGATCAAACCTATTTTTTATCTTCTCTAAGTCAGGCTCAGCTCTCACGTGCTTTGTTCCCCATTGGTTCATTGATGAAGAGTCGTGTGCGTGAACTCGCTGAAGAATACGATTTACCCAATAAAGTCCGCAAGGATTCACAGGGGATCTGCTTCCTCGGCAAAATTTCTTATCCCGACTTTGTTCGTTTTCACTTGGGTGAAAAGCAGGGCGATATCATCGAAATTGAAACGGATGAGAAAAAAGGCGAACACAAAGGCGTTTGGTTTCACACCATTGGTCAACGTTCAGGCCTCGGCCTCTCAGGTGGCCCTTGGTACGTGGTTAAAAAAGATTTGGCGACCAACATTGTATATATCTCCCACAAAAATGGTCTGGAAGATCAGCTTCGCGACGAAGTCACTGTCAATACAGTGCACTGGACTTCAGGAAAATTTCCTAAAAATACCAATCTCAAAGTAAAACTCCGTCATGGCCCTCAACTCGTTGAAGCCCGCATCATGGATCTCGGCGAAAGTCGCGTTTTCATTAAGCTCGCTGAAAAAGATAAGGGCATTGCCCCAGGTCAATCCTGCATCTTTTACGACGACCTCATCTGCCTCGGCCGCGGAGTTATAGAAAAATAG
- a CDS encoding SGNH/GDSL hydrolase family protein, with protein sequence MGDSITHAGSYHSYIYLYYLTRFPEREIRVINKGLSGGQSRGTLNRFSTDIATTQPTVTTIMLGMNDVGRHFYGEKNKTDPKAMELKQKALDRYRQQMPKIIRNLQDLGSEVILITPSIYDQTMQGATHNYIGVNDALADCRQFILSSVKLMSLSYVDFYKSMLQINAQVQAQNPTDTIVGKDRVHPTQELGHFIMAYEFLKSQKLPQYVSKVTLDINKSKALNTINATLSKLALSEKKISFSLKAQSLPFPQTPAFAKALALVPFTEELNQEVLIIKNLTPGEYNLSIDGRSISSFSASDLADGVNLALEENTPQYQQALEVSRLNEKRRQLQLQLRDAAFTFYTSGLYKNNSIDLNDQEAVKAFLDKHVESRIHTQSYKYHKMKAANFLITQKNKQKILRELESLHQKIYSLNQTHVHHYSLTKK encoded by the coding sequence GTGGGAGATAGCATTACTCATGCGGGCTCCTACCATTCCTATATTTATTTGTATTACCTAACCCGTTTTCCCGAAAGAGAAATTCGTGTTATCAATAAGGGCTTAAGTGGAGGTCAGAGTCGTGGGACACTTAATCGTTTTTCGACGGATATAGCCACTACACAGCCGACAGTCACCACCATCATGCTCGGCATGAATGATGTGGGCAGACATTTTTATGGTGAAAAAAATAAAACTGACCCGAAAGCCATGGAGTTAAAGCAAAAAGCTCTCGATCGCTACCGTCAACAAATGCCCAAAATCATACGGAATCTACAAGATTTAGGGAGTGAAGTCATTCTCATCACGCCATCAATTTACGATCAAACCATGCAGGGTGCAACACATAACTATATAGGTGTTAACGATGCCCTAGCAGACTGCCGTCAATTCATTCTTAGCTCAGTAAAACTCATGAGCTTATCTTATGTAGATTTCTATAAGTCCATGCTACAAATCAATGCCCAGGTACAAGCCCAGAATCCCACCGACACTATCGTGGGTAAAGATAGGGTACATCCCACACAAGAACTTGGGCACTTTATTATGGCTTATGAATTTCTAAAATCACAAAAGCTGCCACAATATGTTTCGAAAGTTACTTTGGATATAAACAAGTCCAAAGCTCTTAACACCATCAATGCTACGCTGAGCAAACTCGCTTTGAGTGAAAAGAAGATCTCATTTAGTCTCAAAGCTCAATCTCTGCCCTTTCCTCAAACACCCGCTTTCGCAAAAGCCCTAGCTCTTGTGCCCTTTACCGAAGAACTCAATCAAGAAGTTCTCATCATCAAAAATTTAACTCCTGGTGAGTATAATTTAAGTATCGACGGGAGAAGCATCTCATCATTTTCAGCCTCTGACTTAGCTGACGGGGTTAACCTCGCTCTAGAAGAAAACACACCGCAATATCAGCAAGCTTTGGAAGTTTCACGCCTAAACGAAAAAAGAAGACAACTTCAACTGCAATTGAGAGATGCCGCCTTCACTTTTTACACCAGTGGACTCTACAAAAACAACTCAATTGATCTCAATGATCAAGAAGCTGTGAAAGCTTTTTTAGACAAACACGTGGAAAGTCGAATACATACCCAGTCTTATAAGTACCATAAAATGAAGGCCGCAAACTTTCTCATAACTCAAAAAAATAAGCAAAAAATACTCCGTGAGCTTGAGAGTCTTCACCAGAAAATTTACAGTTTGAATCAAACTCACGTCCATCATTATTCATTGACGAAAAAATAA
- the aspS gene encoding aspartate--tRNA ligase, with protein MHTYRSHSCNDLRKDDAGQGARLSGWIHRVRDMGGIVFIDLRDHYGITQVVINPQEDFHMDVHHWKLESVITVTGDVVLRDEETFNSKIPTGEVELIAKELKMESLVEHMPFNVALEMEMPEAMRLEHRYLDLRTSRMHHNIITRAKIIASLRQRMTGLGFNEFQTPILTASSPEGARDFLVPSRLNPGKFYALPQAPQQFKQLLMVSGFDKYFQIAPCFRDEDARADRSPGEFYQLDMEMSFATQDDVFKVIEEVIIGTFQEFTPWTTDEKEFVRIPYKESMLKYGSDKPDLRNPIIISDISPAFVDSEFTAFASVVKKGGVVRAMKVSNHAGASRKFHDKMITFAQSVGSKGLGYLIFENGELRSPIAKFLSEETINSIKEACDVQDGDVVYFVADKEKNACRICAAVRDELGQRLNLLDEKEFKFCWIVDYPMFEYNDETKKVEFSHNPFSMPQGEMEALETMDPLDVLAWQYDLVCNGIELSSGAVRNHRPDIMLKAFGIAGYAAEEVESSFSGMINAFRHGAPPHAGIAPGVDRMVMLILGEPSIREIIAFPLNGSAQDLLMNAPSPVSQDQLKELHLKLNLPKPKPKMQG; from the coding sequence ATGCATACTTACAGAAGTCACTCCTGCAACGACTTGCGCAAAGATGACGCTGGGCAAGGAGCCCGCCTCTCTGGTTGGATTCACCGCGTGCGCGATATGGGTGGTATTGTTTTCATTGACTTACGCGATCACTACGGAATTACTCAGGTTGTCATCAACCCCCAAGAAGATTTTCACATGGATGTTCACCACTGGAAACTCGAATCCGTTATTACTGTTACGGGTGACGTTGTTCTCCGCGACGAAGAAACTTTCAATAGCAAAATTCCTACGGGTGAAGTTGAGCTCATTGCCAAAGAATTGAAAATGGAAAGCCTCGTTGAGCACATGCCTTTTAATGTGGCTCTCGAAATGGAAATGCCTGAAGCCATGCGCCTCGAGCACCGTTACCTCGATTTGCGTACTTCGCGTATGCACCATAACATCATCACACGTGCCAAAATTATTGCGAGCCTCCGTCAACGTATGACTGGCCTCGGCTTCAACGAATTCCAGACTCCAATCCTCACGGCAAGTTCGCCAGAGGGTGCACGTGACTTCCTCGTTCCTTCGCGTTTAAATCCGGGTAAATTCTACGCGCTACCTCAGGCGCCTCAGCAGTTCAAGCAATTGCTCATGGTTTCTGGCTTTGATAAGTATTTCCAGATTGCGCCTTGTTTCCGCGACGAAGACGCTCGTGCCGACCGTTCACCTGGTGAGTTCTATCAGTTGGATATGGAAATGTCTTTTGCAACACAAGATGACGTTTTCAAAGTCATCGAAGAAGTGATCATTGGTACTTTCCAAGAGTTCACTCCTTGGACCACAGACGAAAAAGAATTCGTTCGCATCCCTTACAAAGAATCTATGCTTAAATATGGTTCTGATAAACCTGACTTACGTAACCCGATTATTATCAGCGATATATCTCCTGCATTTGTCGATTCTGAGTTCACCGCTTTTGCTTCTGTAGTGAAAAAAGGTGGCGTCGTTCGCGCAATGAAAGTTTCGAATCACGCGGGTGCTTCTCGTAAGTTCCACGACAAAATGATTACTTTTGCTCAGTCGGTTGGCTCAAAAGGTCTCGGTTACCTCATTTTCGAAAATGGTGAGCTCCGTAGCCCCATTGCTAAATTCCTTTCAGAAGAAACAATCAATAGCATCAAAGAAGCTTGCGATGTACAAGATGGTGACGTGGTTTACTTCGTAGCTGACAAAGAAAAGAATGCTTGCCGCATTTGTGCTGCAGTTCGCGATGAATTGGGGCAACGCCTCAATCTCCTCGACGAAAAAGAATTCAAATTCTGCTGGATCGTGGATTATCCGATGTTCGAATACAATGACGAGACTAAGAAAGTTGAGTTCAGTCACAACCCATTCTCTATGCCTCAGGGCGAGATGGAAGCACTCGAAACAATGGATCCACTCGACGTTCTCGCTTGGCAATATGACCTCGTTTGTAATGGTATTGAGCTCTCCTCTGGAGCAGTTCGTAACCACCGTCCTGACATCATGCTCAAAGCTTTCGGAATTGCGGGTTACGCAGCTGAAGAAGTTGAATCGAGTTTCTCTGGTATGATCAATGCTTTCCGCCATGGTGCACCTCCTCACGCAGGTATTGCGCCGGGTGTTGACCGTATGGTTATGCTTATTCTTGGTGAGCCAAGCATTCGCGAAATCATTGCTTTCCCACTCAATGGTTCAGCTCAAGATTTGTTGATGAACGCTCCGTCACCAGTATCGCAAGATCAGCTTAAGGAACTTCACCTCAAGCTCAACTTGCCGAAGCCCAAGCCAAAGATGCAGGGCTAA
- a CDS encoding sulfatase family protein, whose amino-acid sequence MYKFILITALFIFSSSAKERPNILFAIADDMSHAGCFGDTWVKTPNLDRLAKEGILFENAFVSNPKCGPSRASTLGGRHFWQMQEAAIHWSQWPAKIKIYTDILAENGYHVGYTGKGWGPGRYNNVREHNPAGQAWDKITSQSPTKAMSNTDYAANFKDFIKAKKDGQPFCFWYGAKEPHRKYTKNSGIESGLKPESVKVPKYYPDNAIVRNDLLDYALEINWYDHHLGLIVQHLEEIGELDNTIIVAFSDNGAPFPRIKGQLYDDDINLPMIARWGKIHKGGAVVKDFVSNIDLGPTFLDAAGIAIPAEMSGKSFLDIFHANKSGYINPERNFVCVGRENHDLGREGDKGYPVRAIRTEKFLYIRNFAPDRYPSGNPETGYTNIDSSPTKDNILALNEQGNDKYYNLTMAKRSQEELYRIDQDSDCIKDLAKNPEYAAIKEKLWKQLSEQLKATHDPRMGSNPDIFDEYEYVGKSKASHSWEAYENKRFKKQSY is encoded by the coding sequence ATGTACAAATTTATTTTAATCACTGCTTTATTCATTTTTTCGAGCTCAGCAAAAGAACGCCCCAATATCTTATTTGCCATTGCCGATGATATGTCCCATGCGGGCTGCTTTGGCGATACTTGGGTCAAGACTCCCAACCTCGATCGCTTGGCCAAGGAAGGCATCCTCTTTGAAAATGCTTTTGTGAGCAACCCCAAATGCGGACCCTCACGAGCATCAACACTGGGCGGCCGTCATTTCTGGCAAATGCAGGAAGCCGCCATTCACTGGAGTCAATGGCCGGCCAAAATAAAAATTTATACCGATATCCTCGCAGAGAATGGTTATCACGTGGGCTATACTGGCAAGGGCTGGGGACCAGGACGCTACAATAATGTTCGTGAACACAACCCCGCTGGTCAAGCCTGGGATAAAATCACCAGTCAATCTCCTACCAAAGCCATGTCTAACACCGACTACGCGGCTAACTTCAAAGATTTCATCAAAGCCAAAAAAGATGGCCAGCCCTTTTGTTTCTGGTATGGTGCGAAAGAGCCCCATCGCAAATATACCAAAAATTCAGGTATCGAATCTGGTCTTAAGCCTGAATCAGTAAAAGTCCCAAAGTACTACCCTGATAATGCTATCGTTCGTAACGACCTCTTGGACTATGCCTTGGAAATTAATTGGTACGATCATCACCTTGGCCTCATTGTTCAACACCTCGAAGAAATCGGTGAATTGGATAACACGATAATTGTCGCTTTTTCAGATAATGGTGCCCCCTTCCCTCGCATCAAGGGACAACTCTATGATGACGATATCAACCTGCCAATGATTGCTCGCTGGGGCAAAATTCACAAGGGCGGCGCAGTAGTAAAAGATTTTGTCAGCAATATTGACTTAGGCCCCACTTTTCTCGATGCTGCAGGCATTGCGATCCCCGCAGAAATGAGTGGCAAAAGTTTCCTCGACATCTTCCATGCCAATAAGAGTGGCTACATTAACCCCGAACGCAACTTCGTTTGCGTCGGTCGCGAAAACCACGACCTCGGTCGCGAAGGCGACAAAGGCTACCCCGTCCGCGCCATTCGTACAGAAAAGTTTCTTTACATTCGTAACTTTGCTCCCGATCGTTACCCCTCAGGCAATCCTGAAACGGGCTACACAAATATCGATAGCTCACCGACTAAAGACAACATCCTCGCGCTCAATGAACAAGGCAATGACAAGTACTATAACTTGACCATGGCCAAGCGCTCCCAAGAAGAACTCTATCGCATTGACCAAGATTCGGACTGCATTAAGGATTTGGCAAAAAATCCGGAATACGCCGCCATCAAAGAAAAGCTTTGGAAACAACTGAGCGAGCAACTCAAAGCAACTCATGACCCACGCATGGGATCGAATCCAGATATTTTCGACGAATACGAGTACGTAGGAAAATCTAAAGCCAGTCACTCTTGGGAAGCTTACGAAAATAAGCGCTTTAAAAAGCAGAGCTATTAA